The Bacteroidota bacterium genome contains the following window.
ACTCGAAATGATCGATGCCGGAGCAGAAGACATAACTATTGAAGACAATTTCATCACAGTAACCACTGCAATGGAAGATTTCGGGCCGGTACTCAAAAAGCTGGAACAGATGAAAGTGGAACCGGAAAATGCCGAATTACAGAGAATTTCAAAAGATACCGTAAAGCTTGACAAAGACAGCGGGCAGAAAATTCTCAGGGTTATTGAAGTTTTTGAGGAAGATGATGATGTACAGAACGTCTTTCATAATCTCGAGATTACCGATGAAATGATGGACCAATTTTGATGAAATCACCTTGCCGGCAAAATACCATAAACTAATTGCTGCATCTGGGATTGTAGTCCTTTTTGCAGCATTTTTATTTCTCAGTTTTAACCGCCATTCAAGGCACGAGCATTTTTCGTGGAAATCAGAGATTTATGCAGATAAAGCCGGATATTACATTTTTCTTCCGGCTACTTTTATTTATGGATACAACCCGGTATCATATCCTGATTCTATTGATCATAAGGCAGGAAGAGGCTTCAGGTTAGATTATGCTGAAGGTAAAGTTTTTACAAAGTATCCTTATGGTGTCGCTTTGTTACAAACACCATTTTTCCTGTTTACTCATATAATTGCCAAACCATTGGGTTATGCTGATGATGGATTTTCCATTATTTATCATAAGATGGTAAATGTGGCATCCTCATTCTATCTTTTAGCCGGTTTGCTTTTCCTGTATACTTTTCTGAGAAGGTATGCGGATAAACTCACTGTGATACTTTCTCTTGCAGTGATTACACTTGGCACCAACCTTTATTACTATGGACTGGAAGATACCGGCATGTCGCACGTATATTCATTCTTTGCTTTCTCCGGGGCATTATTTTTCTTTTCTGCCTGGAAGGGCAGCCAATACACTTCCACGAGGAAACTCGCTTTGTTTGCGGTATTTTCAGGACTAATAATTGCGTTGCGGCATATAAATGTGATTTTTTTGATCATGCTCTTCTTTTTTGACCTGAGTTCGGTAACAGAATTCCGGATTAGGTTTCAGAAATTCTTCCTGAGTAAAAATTTCTTTATTTTCCTGGGTATTATTCTAGTATTCATCATCCCTCAAGCAATTTATAACTATTACCTCAAAGGAGAAATTTTAACCTATCTCTATGATGGGGAAGGATTTACGAATTGGAAAAACCCTAAAATCATCGAGCTGTGGTTTTCCCCACAAAATGGTCTTTTTATCTACAATCCTGTATTATTACTTCTATTTGCAGGGATGGTTGTAATGTTCCTGCAAAAAACACCAAACCGTTGGCTACTGGTAATTCTTTTCCTGCTGATTTCCTATGTTTTCAGTTCGTGGCATATGTGGTGGTATGGATGTGGTTTTGGGGCACGAACTTTTGTTGATTACTATCCCATATTAATAATACCTGTTGTCATATTGATCAAAAATATCAACCTACTTAAAACCCATTTTTGGGTAGGAGTTTTTTGGGTCATAGTGGGAATAATGATCGTCTATAATCTGATCATGTTTTACAACTATTCAAAATGCTGGTTTTGGGGTGATTGGGACTGGAACATGCTGGTAAAAATGTTTAACGGGGAATTAAAGTGAGATCAAGGAGAATTAAGGTTTGAACTGGGAGCAGGTTGCAAGGTACAGGGGGCTGGGGGCTGGGGACTGGGGACTGGGGGCTTGGGGCTTGGGGCTTGGGGGTATGGGGCTTGGGGGTTGGGGGTATGGAGTGAGGGTTTATTTGTTAAACGATGGATGGTAAAAAATATAATACAATTTATAATAAGTTTAAATAAATATCCATTATGTGATTGAGGCAGACGTTGAGTTTGCCATGAATATAACGACTTATAATTAAATAGCTTAGCTCTCCCAAATAACTAGTATACGAAGAAATAATAAAGGGTTGGAAGATTTTGCCAATCCAAAAAAAATTGTAAATTTGGTCTGGTTAACAAATTAACTGTTAATTATTTAACAATCCAAAACCCAGACCAATTCTATGAAAAACAAA
Protein-coding sequences here:
- a CDS encoding YebC/PmpR family DNA-binding transcriptional regulator, which produces LEMIDAGAEDITIEDNFITVTTAMEDFGPVLKKLEQMKVEPENAELQRISKDTVKLDKDSGQKILRVIEVFEEDDDVQNVFHNLEITDEMMDQF